From a region of the Saccharomyces paradoxus chromosome IV, complete sequence genome:
- the IVY1 gene encoding Ivy1p (Phospholipid-binding protein that interacts with both Ypt7p and Vps33p~similar to YDR229W) has product MPDNNTEQLQGSPSSDQRLRVDWDDGNHYDVSPDRYAPHLSEFYPIVNNKRPVTSNAGSVNNDHLDDMNHLRSSKVYSKARRASSITSGTSTINDLQTLITKRDVKETQEALSTLFRNSNAYSDSLLKTSQNGAEIAHSLENIAKLKGCNDETAEKLLSASGLFYLLSNHQLIMSKYFNDLLGDNLIDDIDEFQLQTKIMENKFKVQSKEQSLKLKLQERHNFDISKRKIRNLISYRESLSSLQARLDQLETLKHDFYMDSYELVENTCSKVLSKVATVSRAQVEISENIARKGWSGGGLDELLCDADDPFSKKADGPHGTIGGDEETVEEGYNSDEGTGGNDVVLNELLEGTSQPSTSKTSLPKSKGSSTGSTSNHSQSSSNKEGVRSNDGGKNGEDEDTDNLMGAENSFSLPPTRNSADETTHTLRQLSIKEDNDNHDSDTDSMQDQSSNI; this is encoded by the coding sequence ATGCCTGATAATAATACGGAACAATTACAGGGATCTCCCTCAAGTGACCAGAGGCTGAGAGTTGACTGGGACGACGGTAACCATTACGACGTTTCTCCCGATAGGTACGCACCTCATCTATCAGAGTTTTACCCAAttgtaaataataaaagacCGGTGACCAGTAATGCTGGCTCAGTCAATAACGATCACCTGGACGACATGAACCATTTGCGTTCTTCTAAAGTGTATTCAAAGGCCCGTCGGGCATCGAGCATAACTTCTGGTACAAGCACAATAAACGACTTGCAAACTTTAATCACGAAGAGAGATGTGAAGGAGACCCAGGAAGCTCTATCGACGTTGTTCAGGAATTCGAATGCCTATTCAGACTCGTTATTAAAGACATCTCAGAATGGGGCGGAGATTGCCCACTctttagaaaatattgcCAAGTTAAAGGGTTGTAACGACGAAACAGCGGAGAAACTATTAAGTGCCAGTGGATTATTCTATCTTCTGTCCAATCATCAGCTTATAATGTCAAAGTACTTCAACGACTTGTTGGGAGATAATTTAATTGATGACATTGATGAATTCCAGTTACAGACCAAGATAATGGAGAACAAGTTCAAAGTACAAAGTAAAGAGCAAAGcttaaaattgaaattgcaGGAGAGACATAATTTCGATATCtcgaaaaggaaaataaggAATCTGATTTCGTACCGAGAAAGTCTTTCCAGTTTGCAAGCACGATTAGATCAACTGGAGACCCTTAAGCACGACTTTTACATGGATTCATACGAACTCGTCGAAAATACATGTAGTAAAGTACTCAGCAAAGTTGCCACAGTATCCAGGGCGCAAGTGGAGatttctgaaaatattgCAAGAAAAGGTTGGTCTGGGGGTGGGCTAGACGAACTACTTTGTGATGCAGACGACCCGTTCAGCAAAAAGGCCGATGGACCCCATGGGACCATCGGTGGCGATGAGGAGACTGTAGAAGAAGGATACAACAGCGATGAGGGAACGGGTGGGAATGACGTGGTTCTCAACGAACTACTAGAGGGAACCAGCCAACCTTCTACGTCGAAAACATCGTTACCGAAATCCAAGGGTTCCTCGACGGGATCCACATCTAACCATTCACAGTCAAGTTCCAACAAGGAGGGGGTACGAAGCAATGACGGCGGCAAAAATGGCGAAGATGAGGATACAGACAATTTGATGGGAGCGgaaaattcattttctttaccaCCTACGAGAAACTCCGCTGACGAAACCACACATACGTTGAGACAGTTGTCCATTAAAGAAGACAATGACAACCACGACAGCGATACGGACAGTATGCAAGACCAGTCAAGTAATATATAA
- the COX20 gene encoding Cox20p (Mitochondrial inner membrane protein~similar to YDR231C), which yields MRWWPWSNQAEDQTQQQQQQDRPGSDRVLTNYSRGQKILLEDTPPKFADDLSNSQLAKKQERATLKEAWDSVRWSDFTLQKLTSIPCFRDAGMLGFSSMFLMGSIIFIYHKSPTKAMNWAMSSLILGSIVGWEQCRLKRQKSFQIAQLAKETVAKKERPMLHNVPHDPSLPGQWEAAKNEKQSQFEQSNQNLSQASSEKKWYKFW from the coding sequence ATGCGTTGGTGGCCTTGGTCAAATCAAGCAGAAGATCAAAcgcagcagcaacaacagcaggATAGACCGGGTAGTGATCGTGTGCTGACGAATTACTCGCGAGGTCAAAAGATCCTCTTAGAAGACACTCCACCCAAATTCGCCGATGATTTGTCCAATTCTCAGTTGGCCAAGAAACAAGAACGGGCTACTTTGAAAGAGGCTTGGGACTCGGTCAGATGGAGCGATTTTACGTTGCAGAAGCTGACTTCAATCCCGTGCTTTAGAGACGCGGGCATGCTCGGGTTCTCTAGTATGTTCTTGATGGGGTCCataatatttatatacCATAAGAGCCCGACGAAGGCGATGAATTGGGCGATGAGCTCTCTAATACTGGGGTCGATTGTTGGATGGGAACAATGTAGGctaaaaagacaaaaaagtTTCCAGATCGCTCAATTGGCAAAGGAAACTGTGgcgaaaaaggaaagacCGATGCTTCATAATGTCCCTCATGACCCATCTTTGCCGGGGCAGTGGGAAGCCgccaaaaatgaaaagcaGAGCCAATTTGAACAAAGTAACCAGAATTTATCGCAGGCTTCCtccgaaaaaaaatggtacAAGTTCTGGTGA
- the HEM1 gene encoding 5-aminolevulinate synthase (5-aminolevulinate synthase~similar to YDR232W): MQRSIFTRFGNSSTAVSTLNRLATTAAPHAKNGYATTTGAGAAAATATASSTSAAAAAAAAANHSTQESGFDYEGLIDSELQKKRLDKSYRYFNNINRLAKEFPLAHRQREADKVTVWCSNDYLALSKHPEVLDAMHKTIDKYGCGAGGTRNIAGHNIPTLNLEAELATLHKKEGALVFSSCYVANDAVLSLLGQKMKDLVIFSDELNHASMIIGIKHANVKKHIFKHNDLNELEKLLQSYPKSVPKLIAFESVYSMAGSVADIEKICDLADKYGALTFLDEVHAVGLYGPHGAGVAEHCDFESHRASGIATPKTNDKGGMKTVMDRVDMITGTLGKSFGSVGGYVAASRKLIDWFRSFAPGFIFTTTLPPSVMAGATAAIRYQRCHIDLRTSQQRHTMYVKKAFHDLGIPVIPNPSHIVPVLIGNADLAKQASDILINKHQIYVQAINFPTVARGTERLRITPTPGHTDDLSDILINAVDDVFNELQLPRVRDWENQGGLLGVGEAGFVEEPNLWTSKQLSLTNDDLNPNVRDPIVQQLEVSSGIKQ, encoded by the coding sequence atgCAACGCTCCATTTTTACGAGGTTCGGTAACTCCTCTACCGCTGTTTCCACGCTGAATAGACTTGCCACGACAGCCGCACCACATGCGAAAAATGGCTATGCCACCACTACCGGTGCTGGCGCCGCTGCTGCCACTGCCACAGCTTCATCGACAAGtgcagcagcagcagctgctgctgctgctaaCCACTCCACCCAGGAGTCGGGGTTTGATTACGAAGGCCTGATAGATTCCGAActgcagaaaaaaagactcGACAAATCATACAGATActtcaataatatcaacCGTTTGGCCAAGGAGTTCCCGCTAGCCCATCGTCAAAGAGAGGCGGACAAAGTCACCGTTTGGTGTTCCAACGACTATTTAGCCCTTTCCAAGCACCCTGAAGTATTAGACGCCATGCATAAGACTATCGATAAATATGGTTGTGGTGCTGGTGGTACAAGAAACATTGCTGGTCATAACATCCCCACTTTGAATCTGGAAGCGGAGTTGGCTACTTTACACAAGAAGGAAGGTGCCTTGGTTTTTTCATCATGTTACGTTGCCAACGATGCCGTCTTATCACTACTGGGCCAAAAGATGAAGGATTTGGTGATTTTCTCCGACGAACTCAACCATGCCTCCATGATCATTGGTATCAAGCATGCTAACGTCAAAAAGCACATTTTCAAACATAATGACTTGAACGAATTGGAAAAACTGCTACAGTCATACCCTAAATCCGTTCCTAAACTAATCGCTTTCGAATCAGTGTACTCCATGGCCGGTTCAGTGGCTgatatagaaaaaatttgcgACTTGGCCGATAAATACGGTGCTTTAACCTTTTTAGATGAAGTGCACGCAGTTGGTCTGTACGGTCCTCACGGTGCAGGTGTTGCGGAACATTGTGATTTTGAAAGTCATCGTGCAAGCGGAATTGCTACCCCAAAGACCAATGACAAGGGTGGTATGAAGACTGTGATGGATCGTGTCGACATGATCACCGGTACTTTGGGTAAGTCGTTCGGCAGTGTAGGTGGCTACGTCGCAGCTTCTAGAAAACTGATCGATTGGTTCAGATCGTTTGCGCCCGGTTTCATTTTCACTACTACTTTGCCACCTTCCGTCATGGCAGGTGCTACCGCAGCAATTAGATACCAACGTTGCCACATCGACCTGAGAACCTCCCAACAAAGACATACCATGTACGTGAAGAAGGCTTTCCATGACTTGGGCATTCCCGTTATTCCAAATCCTTCTCATATTGTCCCAGTGTTGATTGGTAATGCTGATTTGGCTAAGCAAGCTTCCGATATCTTAATCAACAAGCATCAGATCTACGTACAAGCTATCAACTTCCCCACGGTCGCCCGCGGCACTGAAAGATTGAGAATTACTCCAACACCAGGCCACACCGACGATTTATCTGATATCCTAATTAATGCAGTTGATGATGTGTTTAACGAACTACAATTACCACGTGTCAGGGACTGGGAAAACCAAGGTGGTCTATTGGGCGTTGGAGAGGCCGGATTTGTGGAAGAGCCTAACTTGTGGACATCAAAGCAACTATCTTTGACTAATGACGACTTGAACCCTAATGTTAGAGACCCAATCGTGCAACAACTAGAGGTTTCTAGTGGTATCAAGCAGTAA
- the RTN1 gene encoding Rtn1p (Reticulon protein~similar to YDR233C) gives MSTSAQHSQPQQQQQQQQQQKSCNCDLLLWRNPVQTGKYFGGSLLALLILKKVNLITFFLKVAYTILFTTGSIEFVSKLFLGQGLITKYGTKDCPNTVGFIKPRIDEALKQLPVFQAHIRKTVFAQVPKHTFKTAVALFLLHKFFSWFSIWTIVFVGDIFTFTLPVIYHSYKHEIDATVAQGVEISKQKTQEFSQLACEKSKPYLDKVESKLGPISNLVKSKTAPVSSTAGSQTASTTKLAANVPLEPESKAYTSSAQVMPEVPQHEPSATQEFNVDELSNELKKSTKNLQDELEKNNA, from the coding sequence ATGTCTACCTCAGCTCAACATAGTCAACcccaacaacaacaacaacaacaacaacaacaaaaaagcTGTAATTGTGATTTGCTACTATGGAGGAACCCTGTTCAAACCGGTAAATATTTCGGTGGGTCCCTGTTAGCCTTgttaattttgaaaaaagttaacTTGatcactttctttttgaaggtCGCTTACACTATCTTATTCACAACAGGATCTATTGAATTTGTATCTAAACTCTTTTTGGGACAAGGTTTAATCACCAAGTATGGCACTAAGGATTGCCCAAACACCGTCGGCTTTATTAAGCCTCGCATCGATGAGGCTTTGAAGCAATTACCAGTTTTTCAAGCTCACATAAGAAAAACTGTATTCGCTCAAGTCCCTAAGCACACTTTCAAGACTGCTGTCGCCTTGTTCCTTCTACACAAGTTCTTCTCCTGGTTCTCCATCTGGACTATTGTCTTTGTCGgtgatatttttactttcacTTTGCCAGTTATCTACCACTCCTACAAGCACGAAATTGATGCTACTGTCGCTCAAGGTGTAGAAATTTCTAAGCAAAAGACTCAAGAGTTCTCTCAATTGGCTTGTGAGAAGTCAAAACCATACTTGGACAAGGTTGAATCAAAATTGGGCCCAATTTCCAACTTGGTCAAATCTAAGACTGCTCCTGTGTCCTCTACTGCTGGTTCTCAAACTGCCAGCACTACTAAGTTGGCCGCCAATGTTCCATTAGAACCAGAATCTAAAGCTTACACATCTTCCGCTCAAGTTATGCCAGAAGTTCCACAACACGAGCCTTCCGCTACTCAAGAATTCAACGTCGACGAATTGTCTAAtgaattaaagaaaagtacAAAAAACTTGCAAgatgaattggaaaaaaacaacgCCTGA